The Candidatus Nanohalococcus occultus genome contains a region encoding:
- a CDS encoding DNA cytosine methyltransferase: protein MSETDDLVAAGFFVGCGGLDLGIEKAGFEVVIANDYWEPASETYQHNFEDSEFIEGDIRDIGRKELEDALEKAGYSKDDIDVVVGGPPCQGFSRLNNENIELDEMEKDDRNTLFQEFLRVVDILRPDMVLMENVRDLINRQTSEGEYIKDLIVEEFNKHDYKCEYKVLEAQNYGVPQKRKRIFFIGTDKDVKIKFPKPSHPNEADWETAGAALENITDDLPNMRYANTQEKTLEKIRHVPPGGYYDDLPDRLKTKKYKCDCEDKENCPHEKQIVKRYGTYLRRLHPDEPSLTVSNNPFIHPEEDRYITPREKARLQTFPDSFEFTGNKGEVNQQLGNAVPVELGRKLGEKLKSYFPGIRDKDKISVGTVEQKNLADIHQD, encoded by the coding sequence ATGTCGGAGACAGATGATCTAGTTGCCGCAGGTTTTTTCGTGGGATGTGGCGGACTGGATCTTGGTATTGAGAAAGCAGGTTTTGAAGTAGTTATAGCAAATGATTACTGGGAGCCGGCCTCAGAGACCTACCAGCATAACTTCGAAGACTCTGAGTTCATAGAAGGCGATATCCGGGATATAGGTCGTAAAGAGCTGGAAGACGCCCTAGAGAAGGCAGGTTACAGTAAAGACGATATTGACGTGGTTGTCGGAGGACCACCTTGCCAAGGATTCAGCAGGCTGAACAACGAAAACATCGAACTGGATGAAATGGAAAAAGATGATAGAAACACGCTTTTCCAAGAATTTTTGAGAGTCGTAGATATTCTCCGGCCGGACATGGTTCTGATGGAGAACGTAAGAGACCTGATTAACCGGCAGACAAGCGAAGGCGAGTACATCAAAGATCTGATAGTTGAAGAGTTCAACAAACACGATTACAAATGCGAGTACAAAGTCTTGGAGGCACAGAACTACGGAGTGCCTCAGAAAAGAAAACGGATATTTTTCATCGGGACCGATAAAGATGTGAAAATCAAGTTCCCTAAGCCCTCTCATCCAAATGAAGCCGACTGGGAAACCGCAGGAGCGGCTTTGGAAAACATCACCGACGATCTCCCGAACATGCGATATGCCAATACCCAGGAAAAGACATTGGAGAAAATTAGACACGTTCCGCCGGGAGGATACTACGATGACCTTCCAGACAGGTTGAAGACGAAAAAATACAAATGTGACTGTGAGGATAAGGAAAACTGCCCTCACGAAAAACAGATCGTTAAGAGGTACGGTACCTACTTGAGAAGACTTCATCCCGACGAGCCATCCCTAACCGTAAGCAATAATCCATTTATCCATCCTGAGGAGGATCGTTACATCACTCCGAGGGAGAAAGCACGGCTACAGACGTTCCCAGACAGCTTCGAGTTTACCGGCAACAAGGGAGAGGTCAACCAACAGCTAGGTAACGCGGTGCCGGTAGAACTAGGCAGAAAACTAGGGGAGAAGCTCAAGAGCTACTTTCCAGGAATCAGAGATAAAGATAAGATATCTGTCGGAACCGTCGAACAGAAAAATCTGGCAGATATCCACCAAGATTAA
- a CDS encoding APC family permease: MGDLSLTQAVAMGVGGIVGGGIFAVLGVAARLSGNAAFLTYLLAGTVALLSGHSYYRMTAATHEEGGSFTFLEHYLSNKNIAGVVGWVLLVGYIGTMAMYAYAFGSFAAGLFGFTAESTVRKLLSSSIIAVFIGVNMLGADETGTSEDLLVYIKVLILSVFGAAGIWAILTRSGLTLFEQGVFNHGVLPPIMAIGAIFVSFEGFQLLTYEYRDMENGLETLKKAILISIILSTALYVLIAALTTSLATPTQIITHKETILAFVASKVFASSFASSVMAALIYLAALFSTASAINATLFGTARFSHKMASDNELPNVFSFRNKKGVPSYSLLIIGSLTVLFSFLGSLEEITTFASVTFIVVFSAVNYIALKEAENQRNKLVASLGIIGTVGSFLLLVNHLYVDKPQVLVFIAVLFSALGILETLYFEREGIEKDLEELEDGIGLG, from the coding sequence ATGGGCGATTTAAGCCTGACTCAAGCTGTGGCAATGGGAGTCGGAGGAATCGTAGGCGGAGGCATATTCGCCGTTTTAGGAGTAGCCGCCAGACTCTCAGGTAACGCAGCTTTTCTAACCTACTTACTCGCAGGCACAGTGGCTTTACTGTCCGGACATTCCTACTATCGGATGACAGCCGCCACTCATGAAGAAGGAGGTTCGTTTACATTCCTGGAACATTATCTTTCGAATAAGAATATCGCAGGAGTTGTAGGATGGGTTCTACTAGTCGGCTACATTGGCACAATGGCTATGTATGCCTATGCTTTCGGCTCGTTTGCCGCAGGGCTTTTTGGTTTTACAGCAGAGTCTACAGTCCGAAAGCTACTTTCCTCGAGCATAATAGCGGTTTTCATCGGAGTTAACATGCTTGGCGCCGATGAAACAGGTACTTCAGAAGATTTACTTGTATATATCAAAGTTTTGATACTTTCAGTCTTCGGAGCCGCCGGCATATGGGCTATTCTGACCAGATCCGGCCTCACTTTATTCGAACAAGGTGTCTTCAACCACGGTGTTTTACCGCCCATAATGGCCATAGGAGCGATATTTGTATCTTTTGAAGGCTTCCAACTACTCACCTACGAGTACAGAGACATGGAAAACGGACTGGAAACACTGAAGAAAGCGATCTTAATCTCCATAATACTCTCAACAGCGCTATATGTTCTTATAGCAGCGTTGACCACTAGCTTAGCAACGCCAACTCAAATAATAACACATAAGGAAACTATACTCGCGTTTGTAGCGTCAAAAGTATTTGCGAGCAGTTTCGCTAGCTCCGTTATGGCCGCGTTAATATACTTGGCTGCTCTTTTCTCTACAGCTTCTGCTATAAACGCAACTTTATTCGGTACTGCGCGTTTCAGCCATAAAATGGCTTCTGACAACGAACTACCGAATGTTTTTTCCTTCAGGAACAAGAAAGGCGTTCCATCATACAGCCTGTTGATAATAGGCAGTCTCACGGTCTTATTCAGTTTTTTGGGAAGTCTTGAGGAGATAACAACGTTTGCTTCGGTGACCTTCATCGTTGTGTTCTCTGCTGTCAACTACATTGCGTTAAAGGAAGCGGAGAATCAAAGAAACAAGTTAGTAGCTAGTCTTGGAATAATCGGAACGGTTGGAAGTTTCTTACTGCTGGTTAACCATCTTTACGTGGATAAACCACAGGTTCTTGTTTTCATAGCGGTTCTGTTCTCGGCTCTGGGTATTTTAGAAACTCTTTACTTCGAAAGGGAAGGAATTGAGAAGGATTTAGAAGAGCTTGAAGATGGTATAGGGCTAGGCTAG
- a CDS encoding MMPL family transporter, whose product MNGKLENGIRKYAETLSNRPGTVLLVAMIITGIIAAGASRVQTEQQGQEDLLPDSMPSIAAFEVINAEFSGTAGGTSYTILVEADPSHPNSTEVRDLRDPKALRYMETVSNDLRSMDKVSTVSSPSSLFADIPSSQRGVEDTLETLGESRWSGQISTDYQYAQIQVSTVGLNTDEQMEMAQVIRQAVETKERPAGLEMSYTGSPYIDEAFQAQTQQTMSLTGIVALLGVTLTVIILFRSIFYGLNSLLTLIFGVVAGFGLFGWLGLNMSPATSGALTMGIGVAIDFGIQPISRYIEERENLDIKKSVSETIQGVITPMTIGLIAANIGFMSLSVGRVTFLSDLGVLLTLTTTLAYVSAFTVIPSSLVLYDRYFTGDNGRGLKIPEINIKGDNQQ is encoded by the coding sequence ATGAACGGCAAACTAGAGAACGGAATCAGGAAATACGCAGAAACACTGTCAAACAGACCAGGAACCGTGCTTTTAGTCGCCATGATAATCACAGGCATTATAGCTGCCGGAGCCTCAAGAGTGCAGACCGAACAGCAAGGTCAGGAAGATCTTCTACCGGATTCAATGCCTTCCATCGCCGCATTCGAAGTCATAAACGCAGAGTTTTCCGGAACCGCAGGAGGTACCTCTTATACCATACTTGTTGAAGCAGATCCAAGCCACCCTAACTCCACCGAGGTACGGGATTTGAGAGATCCTAAGGCATTGAGGTACATGGAGACGGTTTCAAACGACTTGCGGTCGATGGATAAGGTATCAACAGTCTCAAGTCCCTCAAGTCTTTTCGCAGACATACCATCCAGCCAGAGAGGAGTGGAAGACACACTGGAAACGCTTGGGGAAAGCCGTTGGAGCGGTCAGATATCCACAGACTATCAGTACGCTCAGATACAGGTCTCGACCGTTGGATTGAACACCGATGAACAGATGGAGATGGCACAGGTAATCAGACAGGCTGTCGAGACAAAGGAACGACCTGCCGGACTTGAAATGAGTTATACTGGCTCTCCATACATTGACGAAGCCTTCCAGGCTCAGACACAGCAGACAATGAGTTTAACCGGTATTGTAGCACTTTTAGGTGTAACTCTGACCGTAATTATTCTGTTCCGCTCGATTTTCTACGGCCTCAACTCTTTGCTGACTCTGATATTCGGAGTTGTAGCAGGTTTCGGGCTTTTCGGATGGCTAGGGCTTAACATGAGTCCGGCTACATCCGGAGCGCTGACCATGGGCATAGGAGTTGCCATAGACTTCGGAATACAGCCAATATCACGTTACATAGAGGAAAGAGAAAACCTGGATATAAAGAAATCGGTCTCAGAGACCATACAGGGCGTTATAACACCTATGACGATCGGATTGATCGCGGCAAACATAGGGTTTATGTCTCTCAGCGTTGGAAGAGTTACATTCCTCTCAGATCTCGGCGTGCTACTAACACTTACAACTACTCTTGCTTACGTCTCAGCTTTCACCGTTATACCGTCCTCCCTGGTGCTTTACGATCGGTACTTTACGGGAGATAACGGCCGCGGGCTGAAGATCCCAGAAATTAATATTAAAGGTGACAATCAACAATGA
- a CDS encoding TetR/AcrR family transcriptional regulator — protein MGLDSKDDIMEATYKALSKHGYADLSIQKIADESEKGKSLIYYHYDDKQDLILAFLDSMKNHLEARYSELSDLPAEEALDQLLDMVLGIENEEDWEFRTALLEIRAQLPYNPDLADKFREIDELSMELVSDITRRLGANDPEKKAQILVSLIEGAVNRKIALQDRKGLKQLKSTIKEVAELEISERKKGKESLAGNEEL, from the coding sequence ATGGGTCTTGACTCTAAGGACGATATAATGGAAGCGACGTACAAGGCGCTTTCAAAACACGGCTATGCTGATCTCTCGATACAGAAGATAGCCGATGAGTCCGAGAAAGGAAAGTCGCTGATATACTATCATTATGATGACAAACAGGACCTGATCCTGGCGTTCCTCGATAGCATGAAAAACCACCTTGAGGCACGGTACTCTGAACTTTCCGATCTGCCGGCCGAAGAAGCTCTCGACCAGTTACTTGACATGGTACTGGGTATTGAAAATGAGGAGGACTGGGAGTTCAGGACGGCTCTGCTTGAAATCCGCGCACAGCTGCCTTACAATCCTGATCTAGCAGATAAATTCCGGGAGATAGATGAACTATCCATGGAGTTGGTCTCCGATATAACGCGTAGACTTGGAGCTAACGACCCAGAAAAGAAAGCTCAGATACTTGTATCTTTAATAGAGGGAGCGGTAAACAGGAAAATTGCGCTTCAGGATAGAAAAGGTCTAAAACAGCTTAAAAGTACTATAAAAGAAGTAGCTGAATTAGAGATTTCGGAACGTAAAAAAGGGAAAGAAAGCTTGGCTGGAAACGAGGAGCTTTAA
- the pyk gene encoding pyruvate kinase, whose translation MKNTKIVSTIGPATDSKQKIADLVEAGVNVFRQNFSHVDHEQHKEIYERIRDVSEKTAVMIDTKGPEIRLGEVKEGTVLEEEHTVELTTEDIEGNSERLSVSYKDLMENLDSGDEVRIDDGKIELEVLEVDGNVAECEVLYGGEVSTRKAVNVPGKDIGLTAPTEKDVKDIEFAAELGYDFVSLSFVKSAEDVENVRQILDEHGSQMDIISKIEHGKAVENFDEILEASDGIMVARGDLGVEVPAAQLPALQKEMIRKSNQAGKPVITATQMLESMTENSTATRAEISDVANAVLDGTDAVMLSGETAIGDYPVKTVRFMSDVVQEVESEIEQQVHHTVKTPAENTNEIICKGVWQAANDGDASYVVAHTSSGSTARNIAKHRPETDIIAFTDSEVVERQLNLIWGVDPYYQEFKETVDSMLEDSAQRLETLGKVDVDDKLVMTAGIPTSVAGTTNMMQVRTVEQILEE comes from the coding sequence ATGAAAAATACCAAGATTGTATCGACCATCGGTCCGGCAACCGATTCAAAGCAGAAAATCGCCGACCTAGTCGAAGCAGGTGTCAACGTTTTCCGGCAGAACTTCTCCCACGTCGACCACGAACAGCACAAAGAGATCTATGAGCGCATCCGGGATGTCTCGGAAAAGACTGCGGTAATGATAGATACCAAGGGACCGGAGATCAGACTGGGCGAGGTAAAGGAAGGAACTGTCCTAGAGGAAGAACACACCGTAGAGCTTACAACGGAAGATATCGAAGGCAACTCGGAGAGGCTATCGGTTTCCTACAAGGACCTGATGGAGAACCTCGACTCAGGTGATGAAGTAAGAATCGACGACGGAAAGATCGAACTTGAAGTCCTTGAAGTAGATGGAAACGTAGCTGAATGCGAGGTTCTTTACGGCGGAGAGGTCTCAACAAGGAAGGCAGTCAACGTCCCAGGTAAAGATATCGGTCTGACAGCTCCGACTGAAAAAGACGTTAAAGACATCGAGTTCGCAGCGGAACTCGGATACGATTTCGTATCACTCAGCTTTGTTAAATCCGCTGAAGACGTCGAGAATGTAAGACAAATCCTAGATGAACACGGTTCGCAGATGGATATTATCTCGAAGATCGAACACGGAAAAGCAGTCGAGAACTTCGATGAAATCCTTGAAGCCTCCGATGGCATCATGGTCGCCCGTGGAGACCTAGGTGTCGAGGTGCCGGCAGCCCAGCTCCCAGCACTACAGAAAGAAATGATCAGGAAATCCAATCAGGCAGGAAAACCGGTTATCACTGCCACACAGATGCTGGAATCTATGACGGAGAACTCAACAGCTACCAGGGCAGAAATCTCCGATGTAGCAAACGCGGTGCTGGATGGCACTGATGCTGTGATGCTTTCCGGAGAGACCGCGATCGGAGACTACCCGGTTAAAACCGTCCGTTTCATGTCCGATGTTGTCCAGGAAGTCGAATCCGAAATCGAACAGCAAGTACATCACACCGTCAAGACACCTGCGGAAAACACGAATGAAATAATCTGTAAAGGGGTTTGGCAGGCCGCAAACGATGGAGACGCAAGCTACGTTGTGGCACATACTTCTTCAGGAAGTACTGCGCGCAACATCGCAAAACACCGGCCGGAAACAGACATCATCGCATTCACTGACAGTGAAGTAGTTGAACGCCAGTTAAACCTGATCTGGGGAGTTGATCCTTACTACCAGGAGTTCAAGGAAACCGTAGATTCCATGTTAGAGGATTCAGCTCAGAGACTGGAAACCCTCGGCAAGGTAGATGTCGATGACAAGCTGGTGATGACAGCTGGAATCCCTACATCGGTCGCAGGCACAACCAACATGATGCAGGTCCGGACAGTAGAACAGATTCTCGAAGAGTAA
- a CDS encoding alpha/beta hydrolase, which yields MSKSEQIEKIELGSNDVKARFDLPRGEAEGAILLLPGISSGPFGGIFDQFAEKAKEENFMVMRYESWENLPELQEKTMDSIIKEINEALEYLESLDTERTYLVAKSFSAGMILAGKIDRADKITLWAPAIGFQEKSNIEELREKRLGGIDDVTDIKIDSEYIKQEVPVKIIHGVEDEVVPVANSESIVSGISEAEIEKLMETGHAYEGKENALIRKTIEFLNQ from the coding sequence ATGTCGAAGTCGGAACAGATCGAGAAGATTGAACTCGGCAGCAATGATGTAAAAGCCCGGTTTGATTTACCACGCGGAGAAGCGGAAGGGGCGATACTCTTGCTACCTGGTATAAGCTCGGGGCCTTTCGGAGGTATTTTCGATCAGTTCGCAGAAAAGGCCAAGGAAGAGAATTTTATGGTCATGAGATATGAGAGCTGGGAGAATTTACCAGAACTCCAAGAAAAAACTATGGATTCAATAATTAAGGAGATTAACGAGGCCCTAGAATATCTAGAGAGCCTTGATACTGAGAGAACTTATCTGGTTGCGAAAAGCTTTAGTGCAGGAATGATATTGGCAGGAAAAATTGACCGGGCAGATAAGATAACTTTGTGGGCTCCGGCAATAGGCTTTCAGGAAAAGTCAAATATTGAGGAATTAAGGGAAAAAAGACTAGGAGGGATTGACGATGTTACCGATATTAAGATTGATTCAGAATATATAAAACAAGAAGTCCCAGTCAAGATTATTCACGGTGTAGAGGATGAGGTTGTTCCGGTTGCGAACTCTGAGAGCATAGTTAGTGGTATTTCTGAGGCAGAAATCGAAAAGCTGATGGAAACCGGTCATGCTTATGAAGGTAAAGAAAATGCGCTCATAAGGAAGACGATTGAGTTTTTGAATCAATAA
- a CDS encoding HdeD family acid-resistance protein, with product MLGEIADRIDMKVSGLFILALGVLAVFSPLAAGISLSLLFGAILFAGSIVHIAQVLGNGELKTSIVQLSLGFLYALAGISFIVNPTFGLTTLTIVLFAQLALTGALQIAWGLRSEEGKTELILSGFLSLVLASLIYAGWPSTATWVLGLFFGLNLIATGTAMILKAD from the coding sequence ATGCTGGGTGAAATAGCGGACAGAATAGATATGAAAGTTTCAGGTCTGTTTATACTGGCGCTTGGAGTACTTGCCGTGTTCTCTCCTCTGGCCGCAGGTATTTCCTTATCACTTCTCTTCGGAGCTATACTCTTTGCCGGTTCAATAGTGCATATAGCACAGGTTCTAGGCAACGGAGAGCTGAAAACATCTATAGTACAGTTATCTTTAGGTTTTCTCTACGCATTAGCAGGAATTTCTTTCATTGTAAATCCTACGTTCGGTCTTACAACGCTGACAATAGTTCTTTTCGCACAGCTTGCTTTAACCGGCGCTTTACAGATAGCCTGGGGTCTGAGATCTGAAGAAGGGAAAACAGAGTTGATTCTGAGCGGTTTCCTATCGCTGGTTCTTGCCTCGCTGATCTATGCGGGATGGCCTTCTACGGCCACATGGGTCCTGGGACTGTTCTTCGGACTAAACCTGATAGCAACCGGCACAGCAATGATTCTGAAAGCTGATTAG
- the cyaB gene encoding class IV adenylate cyclase, with protein sequence MEIETEVRYRVDKVEEKENLLEQYEKKASLRQKDSYYSPPGKDFSEDMVHYLRVRESAENSFDLHIARSSEQTEEYETGIEDPEELHLILEKLGFEKYVEVVKHREVYDVDGFKVTLDRIEGLGYFIEIETTEEDPDVDKIAGIAEILGLNEESKVVGKGYPDMVIER encoded by the coding sequence ATGGAGATAGAGACTGAGGTCCGTTACAGGGTAGATAAAGTTGAGGAAAAAGAGAATCTCTTGGAACAGTACGAGAAAAAAGCGTCTTTAAGACAGAAAGACAGTTACTACAGCCCGCCGGGCAAGGATTTTTCAGAGGACATGGTTCATTATCTGCGAGTTAGAGAGTCCGCGGAAAACTCTTTCGATCTACATATTGCGCGCAGCTCGGAGCAGACCGAAGAGTACGAGACAGGGATCGAAGACCCCGAGGAACTACATCTGATACTGGAGAAACTCGGTTTCGAAAAGTACGTCGAGGTCGTCAAACACCGCGAAGTGTACGATGTCGATGGTTTCAAGGTCACGCTGGACCGGATTGAAGGTCTTGGCTATTTTATAGAGATCGAGACCACGGAGGAAGATCCTGACGTGGATAAAATCGCCGGGATCGCAGAGATTCTCGGGTTAAATGAAGAATCTAAGGTTGTCGGGAAAGGTTATCCCGACATGGTTATAGAGCGATAG
- a CDS encoding SPFH domain-containing protein yields the protein MSSISGPFPFFMNDEWERSIVLRFGSYNRSRKSGLHFKIPFIEKPVTVPVYEDSVDVMKQEAITRDNVPVEVDGVVFFEVKDTTEDVKDAIVNVGDYSKQTLNYATSILRDLVGKKQLDDLLQRRDEIGDEIQKKLDEKTDSFGVNVLDVEIQNINLPEKMERAMAAEAEAERDRRARRTNAQGELEAAVKLRQASEIIGEKGYRMRTLQTLDSVAAENSTIVTFPTELIGGMASGEDEAGLQQILDKVSDIDLSKFDIGNLEDMNTRDIEDSLDEI from the coding sequence ATGAGTTCTATTTCAGGGCCTTTCCCGTTTTTCATGAACGATGAATGGGAGAGATCCATCGTGCTGAGGTTCGGAAGCTACAACCGTAGTAGAAAATCAGGTCTACATTTCAAGATACCGTTCATCGAGAAACCGGTCACTGTGCCGGTATACGAAGACTCTGTGGACGTGATGAAACAGGAGGCGATCACTAGAGACAACGTACCCGTGGAAGTTGACGGAGTGGTTTTCTTCGAGGTTAAAGACACTACTGAAGACGTCAAGGACGCTATTGTCAACGTCGGAGATTACAGCAAGCAGACTTTGAACTACGCAACAAGTATACTCAGGGACTTGGTTGGTAAAAAGCAGTTAGATGATCTGCTACAGAGACGTGATGAGATCGGAGATGAAATCCAGAAAAAATTGGACGAGAAAACCGATTCCTTCGGTGTAAACGTCTTGGATGTCGAGATCCAGAACATCAACCTTCCGGAGAAAATGGAGCGGGCTATGGCAGCGGAAGCCGAAGCTGAACGTGACCGAAGAGCTCGGCGTACAAACGCCCAGGGAGAACTGGAGGCCGCTGTAAAGCTACGTCAAGCCTCCGAGATCATCGGAGAGAAAGGCTACCGTATGAGAACCTTACAGACACTGGACAGCGTGGCCGCAGAGAACTCGACGATTGTGACCTTCCCAACCGAATTGATCGGAGGTATGGCATCTGGAGAAGATGAAGCCGGACTCCAGCAGATACTTGACAAAGTATCGGACATAGATCTCTCGAAGTTCGATATAGGGAACTTAGAGGACATGAACACCAGGGATATCGAAGACAGTCTAGACGAAATCTAG
- a CDS encoding MMPL family transporter: MKSPLDILARSQLDYTDELIIGCVLLTAVLATGIPSIQLQTDFQSSLPDSIDPIQTQDTIQANFGNSDSIIVLFQTTDNAKEESYVTDVRDPRMIRTLNFLTSELQSEPEISSVNSMASLFEDNPESKEEVKATLSRTDAGFANRDYTATTMFVQLRGDMNEENIREATQIINQNIDESPRYPGVEIQPTGTPVMRNSLSDVLINDTVTIIAIASALILGLLILTRGFAYGPATFAPLFMGLIWTLGAMGLLNIPLTIATIALGSMLLGLGVEYGSFIAERIVEETEKNGIEDGIMKAVPNTGKAVLGSSTTDLVGFLALLLASISFMRDLGITLALGEGLTLIAALVLTPALIVKYERWELKRGENK, encoded by the coding sequence ATGAAGTCACCACTGGATATTCTCGCAAGATCTCAGCTAGATTATACAGATGAACTAATCATAGGCTGTGTTTTGCTGACGGCTGTGCTTGCGACAGGAATACCCAGCATCCAGCTCCAGACAGACTTCCAGTCAAGCCTTCCTGATTCTATAGATCCTATACAGACACAGGATACTATTCAAGCAAACTTCGGGAACTCAGATTCTATAATAGTGCTTTTCCAGACGACGGATAACGCCAAGGAAGAATCCTACGTGACTGATGTACGTGATCCACGTATGATACGTACGTTGAACTTTCTGACCTCAGAGCTTCAGAGCGAACCCGAGATTTCCTCAGTTAACTCGATGGCTTCACTGTTCGAAGACAATCCGGAATCCAAAGAAGAGGTTAAAGCTACTCTCTCGAGGACAGATGCCGGTTTTGCCAACAGAGATTACACTGCGACAACTATGTTCGTACAGCTCCGTGGAGATATGAACGAGGAGAACATCAGAGAAGCTACACAGATAATTAACCAGAATATTGATGAATCACCCCGGTATCCGGGCGTAGAGATCCAGCCAACCGGCACTCCGGTAATGCGTAACTCTCTTTCCGACGTACTGATAAACGACACCGTAACCATAATCGCAATTGCCTCAGCACTTATACTCGGACTTTTGATTCTTACAAGAGGCTTTGCGTACGGTCCAGCGACTTTCGCACCGCTTTTCATGGGTCTGATCTGGACTCTTGGCGCAATGGGTCTTTTGAACATACCTTTGACCATTGCGACGATCGCACTCGGCTCAATGCTTCTTGGCCTCGGAGTTGAGTACGGCTCATTCATCGCAGAACGAATAGTCGAGGAGACAGAGAAAAACGGCATAGAAGACGGCATAATGAAGGCTGTGCCTAACACAGGGAAGGCGGTTCTAGGATCTTCAACTACCGACCTGGTTGGTTTCCTGGCCTTACTGTTGGCTTCAATCTCCTTCATGCGAGACCTAGGGATAACACTGGCACTGGGAGAAGGGCTGACGCTGATCGCCGCACTTGTTCTGACACCGGCGCTTATCGTAAAATACGAAAGATGGGAGCTAAAACGAGGAGAAAACAAATGA
- a CDS encoding mechanosensitive ion channel family protein — protein MSMYGPFLVDVMAFLTTLVAVYLVGNFLVMNLVSGWVKKRGLDETIHDVADSVAHILVVFAAFAIALTVAGFPSFLTAFATLGGALALAIGFASQELISNFVSGLFILKDKPFKKGDWIEWSNGSGTVDEIDLRVTRIKTFDNELITVSNSELANNAVKNPVAHDTLRLKFVFGIGYEDDIEEATSIIMEEARKHDQILEEPGPSVRLTELGDSSVGLQSRIWIKDPARSDFVKTRSTFVQNVKERFDEEGIDIPYPNRTLSGKLEVEEF, from the coding sequence ATGTCGATGTATGGACCTTTCCTTGTCGACGTCATGGCGTTTCTTACAACGCTCGTAGCGGTTTACCTGGTAGGGAACTTCCTCGTTATGAACCTGGTAAGTGGCTGGGTGAAAAAACGAGGACTGGACGAGACTATTCACGATGTAGCTGACAGCGTCGCACACATACTTGTAGTATTCGCGGCCTTCGCTATTGCTTTAACCGTTGCCGGTTTCCCAAGTTTCCTTACAGCATTCGCAACGCTGGGAGGAGCATTGGCACTGGCTATCGGTTTCGCATCACAGGAGCTGATCTCTAACTTCGTATCCGGACTCTTCATCCTGAAAGACAAGCCTTTCAAGAAAGGAGACTGGATCGAGTGGTCGAACGGATCGGGAACGGTCGATGAGATCGACTTGAGAGTTACCCGGATCAAAACGTTTGACAACGAGCTTATCACAGTTTCTAACAGCGAGCTGGCGAACAACGCGGTGAAAAACCCTGTCGCACACGATACGCTTCGTCTCAAGTTCGTCTTCGGTATCGGATACGAGGACGACATCGAGGAAGCTACCTCTATCATCATGGAGGAGGCTCGCAAGCACGATCAGATCCTTGAAGAACCCGGGCCTTCCGTTCGTTTAACGGAGCTAGGTGATTCAAGCGTAGGGCTTCAGTCCCGTATCTGGATCAAAGATCCTGCTAGAAGCGATTTCGTGAAGACTCGTTCTACCTTCGTTCAGAACGTAAAAGAGCGTTTCGACGAAGAAGGAATCGATATTCCGTATCCAAACCGGACTCTTTCCGGCAAACTGGAAGTCGAGGAGTTTTAA